The Dyadobacter sandarakinus DNA window CCGGTAAAATGGTAATTTTGCAAAAAAATAATCTATAGCGGTCAACGCCATCCGTTGCGCGCTGTCAACTGCATACCATTTATATATGAGTCTTCAATGCGGGATCGTAGGACTGCCAAACGTTGGTAAATCCACCCTCTTCAATGCAATTTCAACCGGTAAAGCCGAAGCCGCCAACTATCCTTTCTGCACCATCGAGCCCAATGTTGGCGTGGTAACCGTGCCCGACGAGCGGCTGGATGTCCTGACCACCCTTGTGAAGCCGCAGAAGGTGATCCCTACCATCATCGAGTTTGTGGACATCGCAGGCCTCGTAAAAGGTGCGAGCCAGGGAGCTGGTTTAGGTAATAAATTCCTGGCCAACATTCGCGAGGTCGATGCGATCGTGCACGTGGTACGCTGCTTCCAGGATGAGAATGTAGTACACGTGGAAGGTCGTGTAGACCCGGTTTTTGACAAAGAAATCATCGATGCCGAGTTACAGCTGAAAGATCTCGAATCTGTTGACAAGAAAATTCAGCGGGTTGAAAAAGGTGCCAGGGCCGGTGATGCGAAAGCCAAGTCCGAGCTGGAATGGCTGAAAAAATACAAGGAAACGCTGGAAGCCGGCAAAAATGCCCGGAGCGTTCAGATTGATGAGGAAACAAAACAAGCCGTGATCGGCGACTTGCAGCTGCTGACGGCCAAGCCGGTACTGTATGTGGCCAATGTGGACGAAAGCTCCATGATTAACGGAAATGAATACTCCGAAAAATTGCGGGAAGCTGTAAAACATGAAGGTGCCGACGTGATTGTTCTTTGTGCTGCTATTGAATCGCAGATTTCTGAAATTGAAGATCCCGAGGAGCATGAGCTGTTCTTGTCCGAATACGGCCTGGAAGAGTCGGGATTGAGCAAGCTGATCAAAGCATCTTACAAGCTGCTTAACCTGATTACCTACTTTACTGCCGGTGTGAAGGAAGTGCGTGCCTGGACCATCGAGAAAGGTTGGAAAGCGCCGCAGGCAGCTGGTGTAATTCACAGTGATTTTGAAAAAGGCTTTATCCGTGCCGAGGTGATCAAGCTGGCGGATTATGAGCAGTATAAAACCGAAGCCGGCGTGAAGGAAGTCGGTAAAATGGCCGTTGAAGGTAAGGAATACGTGGTCGCCGATGGGGATATCATGCACTTCCGCTTCAATGTGTAATTCCTAGTTAAAGTCAGCATAGTAAAAAGCGGCCCAAGTGGGCCGCTTTTTTTGGTTTT harbors:
- the ychF gene encoding redox-regulated ATPase YchF, with amino-acid sequence MSLQCGIVGLPNVGKSTLFNAISTGKAEAANYPFCTIEPNVGVVTVPDERLDVLTTLVKPQKVIPTIIEFVDIAGLVKGASQGAGLGNKFLANIREVDAIVHVVRCFQDENVVHVEGRVDPVFDKEIIDAELQLKDLESVDKKIQRVEKGARAGDAKAKSELEWLKKYKETLEAGKNARSVQIDEETKQAVIGDLQLLTAKPVLYVANVDESSMINGNEYSEKLREAVKHEGADVIVLCAAIESQISEIEDPEEHELFLSEYGLEESGLSKLIKASYKLLNLITYFTAGVKEVRAWTIEKGWKAPQAAGVIHSDFEKGFIRAEVIKLADYEQYKTEAGVKEVGKMAVEGKEYVVADGDIMHFRFNV